One Anolis carolinensis isolate JA03-04 chromosome 4, rAnoCar3.1.pri, whole genome shotgun sequence DNA window includes the following coding sequences:
- the rabggtb gene encoding geranylgeranyl transferase type-2 subunit beta, with product MTGSSCTGGGQVPSLRPALSRDVRAQAQRAGCNGCANMGTPQKDVIIKNDAPATLFLEKHADYIAAYGTKKDDYEYCMSEYLRMSGVYWGLTVMDLMGQLHRMSKEEILEFIKSCQHECGGISASIGHDPHLLYTLSAVQILTLYDSLQVVDVNKIVEYVKKLQKEDGSFAGDKWGEVDTRFSFCAVATLALLGKLDAIDVDKAVAFVLSCMNFDGGFGCRPGSESHAGQIYCCTGFLAITGQLHQINADLLGWWLCERQLPSGGLNGRPEKLPDVCYSWWVLASLKIIGRLHWIDREKLCSFILACQDEETGGFADRPGDMVDPFHTLFGIAGLSLLGEEQIKPVNPVFCMPEEILRRVNVQPELVS from the exons ATGACGGGGTCCTCGTGCACAGGAGGCGGACAAGTGCCTTCTTTGCGCCCCGCCCTTTCACGCGACGTCCGCGCGCAGGCGCAGAGGGCTGGTTGCAACGGATGTGCCAACATG gGAACACCACAAAAAGATGTCATAATAAAAAATGATGCACCAGCTACATTGTTCTTAGAAAAGCATGCAGACTACATAGCTGCTTATGGAACGAAGAAAGATGATTAT GAATACTGTATGTCAGAATATTTAAGAATGAGTGGCGTTTATTGGGGATTGACAGTAATGGATCTTATGGGACAGCTGCATCGTATGAGCAAAGAAGAAATTCTGGAATTTATTAAATCATGTCAACATGAATGTGGGGGAATAAGTGCCAGCATAGGTCATGATCCTCACCTTTTATATACCCTTAGTGCTGTCCAG ATTCTAACTCTTTATGACAGTCTCCAGGTTGTTGATGTAAATAAGATTGTAGAATATGTGAAGAAGCTGCAAAAGGAGGATGGATCATTTGCTGGAGATAAATGGG gagAAGTAGATACAAGGTTTTCTTTTTGTGCAGTTGCAACATTAGCCCTTCTG GGCAAACTGGATGCCATTGATGTGGACAAAGCAGTAGCATTTGTATTGTCCTGTATGAACTTTGATGGAGGGTTTGGTTGTAGACCAGGATCTGAATCTCATGCAGGACAG ATCTATTGTTGCACAGGATTTCTGGCCATAACTGGCCAGCTGCATCAAATTAATGCTGATCTACTAGGCTGGTGGCTTTGTGAACGTCAGTTACCATCTGGAGGGCTAAATGGAAGGCCAGAGAAG TTGCCAGATGTATGCTATTCCTGGTGGGTGCTGGCATCTTTGAAGATAATTGGCAGGTTGCATTGGATTGACAGAGAGAAATTGTGCAGCTTTATTTTGGCCTGTCAGGATGAGGAGACTGGAGGATTTGCTGACAGGCCAGGAGATATG GTGGATCCATTTCACACCTTGTTTGGAATTGCTGGACTATCATTATTGGGAGAAGAACAAATCAAGCCAGTAAATCCTGTGTTTTGTATGCCTGAAGAGATCCTTCGAAGAGTAAATGTACAACCAGAACTTGTGAGCTAG